The DNA sequence CGCTCCAGGCGGTCTGCATATTCGTACTTCTGACCTGCACACAATTCAAAATGAGACCACCAGGGGCGAATCTCACATATCGATCGGGGCGTGTATCCTGATTCCTGGAACCGGACCGTTAAGGCAAGCACAGGACCGACGCTTAACAGATAAGCCAGCAGCAGAAACAGGACGGTACCTGCCATGCATTGGGAAACCCTGGATTTCCGGCGTTTCGACATCCCCGCAAAGTCCTTTCGCAATAACTATCCCGCAGTGAAGTATCAGAAAGCTCTAAAACAGCGTATACTGATAGACAGTGTCAGTCAAAAGGAAAAGCCCGGACACCTGCTTGCTGTCTGTTTCGAAAACTCAGTCCCGATGGCAAAACGCTCGCCTGGTCAGGAAATCGAGGAATGGGAATTCGGTTGCAAGCTGTCAGGCGGACAACAGCAACCGAATAAGAGATACCATTCTATAAATTGAAACCAGCCTGAGACTAAGGCGCCATCGTGACGCGTTCCAGCAGCAGCACTTCCTGCGTGACTTCTTCGGCATCATGAGGCTGGAAAACCATCCGTACCGCGATATTGTAAATCCAGGCCTGGTGCCTGAGAATCAGGGCTTCCAACGCAGCACGATCTCCATTTCTGGTCCGCTCAACCAGTTCTATATCCTGCCGGGCATCGTCATCCGCTTCTAAAAAGGGATTATACATCGTCTCTTCCACCTTATCTGGTCTATTAATTCGGCCTCTACGTAGAGGTCCCCGTCTATTAGACACATTCGACGATTGACTGTGACAACGGAATTCAATGATTTCAATATTTTCTATCAGATTGCCCGCGGATACAAAACGAAATAAGACATCGGTATCTGATGACAGGGGCCGACAGCGAACACGAACCTGAAAATAATGCGGGGAAACAGGATAAACGCAATCAACAGAAGCAAGATACAGCTTGTGAAGAAACTGTGTTGATAGAATAGGAGGGGCGTTACCTGCGTGTCCGCCCGCCTGGCGAGTTTCAATCGCAGTTCGAACAACAGGGGCAACAGTGAAGAATAATCTGGGTGGGCCCGAATAAAATTCGGGCCGAGCGCAGCGAGCAGGAAACTGACAGAGAAAATGTCACATCAGCGAACTCTACTGGTTTGTCTTTCAATGCTGGTATTAACTGAACGATTCAGCTAACTGCTCACTCCACCGTAATCTTCCGACACAGAATCGTCTTGCGTTTCATGCCGTTTTCATCCGGATAATAAAAGTCGCTGTAAAAGAGCAGGGCACTATTCTCGTCCAGGGGGACAATCTCCGGGTTATTGCAGGAACCGTCCCAGTCGTGAAAGGTCGGCTCTGCCACCGGCTTGTTAGCCAGCCCGCTCCGATCGCCGGGCGTCATTACCACCAGCGGTTCGGTCCACTTTGTGCCACTATCATTGAGCGAGGCTCGCACGAACGTTCCGGGACGTGCATAACACAGCAGCGTCACACCATTCTCCAGACGACACAAACGCGGCAGAATCCCGACCCGGTCGAACTTTACCGGCTTCGACCAGCTCCGCCCCATGTCAGTCGAACGCGTCATATACATCGGGTCCCATTCCTTGCCGGTCGAAGAATACCAGGTCGACCGCAGGAACCAGACAATCGAGCCGTCCGGCATGAATTCAAAGTCGCTGTCGCTGAAACCACCACTCTTATAGGGAAACTCGTGACCGTTGGCTTCATATTCCAGATGCGACCGACGCTGGAACGTCTTTCCATTGTCCTCGGAACGAAAGATCTCCGCAGAGTAGTACGGGCTGTATTGGCCGTTTTCCGGATTCAGATGCCCCTCTCCCGAAAACACGCTCACCCAGATTGCCCCGTCCGGACCCAGCTTCGGATTCCCCCGCGGAAAGATCGACTTCAGCACCTTCTTCCCCTTGCGACTGACATGAACTACCCGCGTCAGGTAAGGCCAGTCCACGCTGGCCTGTTCCAGCACCGGTTGTGTCTGACCCGCCGGGATGCGATATAGCGTCCATTCCTTTTTAGACAGGCTCGGTGGCAGGCGATCGGCGTTATAGGCATTGATCGTCGTGCCCCCCATCCAGAAGGTCATCCCGTCCGGGATCGGCAGCGTCCCTTCCTCCGCCTGCTTTGAAAAATCATAGGCGGGCGTGTATTTATTCCAGGGAATCTGCTTGTACTCGCTTACATCCACACCTGATTCCGGCGGCAGGTAAACCCGGTCCCCGTTCGGCAGCAGCAGACCACACTCCTGCGCCACCGATGCATCAACCTCTTTCCAGGTATTGCCCTTGTCGCGGCTTTCAAACCAGAGTGCCGTTGAGCCGTAGTTACTGATGTCGTCGTTTTTTACGTGCACGGAAACGACATACCGGTCTTTCAACCGATAGGGCCGCGGAAACTGATACGGCCCCCAAAGCTGCTCCTCCGGCCGAATCCCCCGCACAATCACACGCGGTTCTCCCATTGTCAATTTGAGTGGAGACTCTGTTTTCTCCTGGGCGGCTGCGTAGCTCGTGCAGGCAATCACAAATAAGAGAGAACGGAAGATGAAGCGCATAGGTATTCTCAATATAGCTGGACTCGAAATAGGTTCAGACCCATCCTACACGCACACCAGGGCACAAACAACCAATTAAAAAAGGGGCAGGACACACTCTATGTGCATCCTGCCCCTGTCATATTTCCAGAGAGAAGTTCGTTTACTCAGGCCACGGAGATTTCTCAGTCGCCAGGGAGTAAATCACCGATTTGGAATTGCAGAGTTCATGCGCCGCTTCGATGAAGCCCAGTTCCGCGCCAAACCCACTCTTCTTATATCCATAGATCGGCACGTTCGGTCGCAGGTAGCCGCCACCATTGATGGAAATCCGGCCGGCCTGCAGTTCGCGTGCGACCCGCAAAGCCCGTGTGCCGTCGGTCGACCAGATATTGGCCATCAGACCAAAGTCGGAATCGTTGGCAATTCGAATTGCTTCTTCCTCGGTCTTGAAGGTCATCACGCTTAAGACCGGACCGAAGACTTCTTCCTTCGCCACCGCCATGTCGGGAGAGACCTGGTCGAAAATGGTGGGCGGGAAGAAGCAGTCCAGCGGATCATCTGAAATCTCGCCCGACAAAACCATGCGGGCCCCTTCCTGTTTCGCCTGTTCGACGCGGCTGCGTACGAAGTCACAGTGCGTCGGCGTCGCCAGACAACCCAGGTGCATTTCCGGATCGGTCGGATCTCCCTGCCGCAGACTCTGGGCTTTGGCGATGATCCGCTCCAACAGTTCATCGTGCTGACTTTCATGCACCAGCAGACGGGAACCGGCTACGCAGATCTGCCCCAGGTGACAGAAAATTCCGGTGATGACGCCGTTCACAACATGATCCAGCGGAGCATCGGGGAAGACCACGCTCGGCGTCTTGCCACCCAGTTCCAGCAGCACCCCTTTCATGCCCTCTTTGGCCGCTTCCATCAACTGGGCACCAGTTTCGTGACGACCAGTGAATGCGATTTTGTTGATCCCGGGATGTTTTACGAGAGCAGCACCCGCTTCCGCACCCGTTCCGTGAATCACATTGATCACGCCGGGAGGAAAGCCGACTTCTTCAGCCAGCTTCGCCAGCATCAACGCTGACAGGGGGGAGACTTCAGAGGGCTTCAGCACCACCGTGTTGCCACAGGCGAGAATCGGGGCCAGCTTGATTGCTGCGTTGGTCAGCGGATAATTCCAGGGGACAATCGCCGCGATCACACCCATCGGTTCACGAAACTGCATGGTCACGTTGTCGGCCAGACCGCCATAAGAATGGCCGGCGATTTTGTCCGGCAGACCGGCATAGCTTTCCAGCATGTCCGCACCACAGGGAATATCGAATCCGAGTGTATCGCGAATTGGCTTGCCGATATTGAGCGTATCGGTCATCGCCAGGTCTTCCGCAGATTCCCGCACCCGTTCGGCCAGCTTAAACAGCAGACGCCCACGCTCCAGACCATCCATCCGCCGCCATTCGCCCTCGTCAAACGCACGGCGAGCTGCAGTCACAGCCAGATCGACGTCACTTGCATCCGCCATGGCAATCTCCGCCAGCGGTTCCCGTGTCGCCGGGTTGGTAATTGTCCAACTCGTGCTGGAATGACCGTCGACCCATTTTCCATCGATAAACATTTTTTCTGGCCAGGCTGGCATACTCTCTGTTCCTTAACTTTAGTAATCAATTCTTTAAGTCGTTCGTCGAGTAATGACAATCTGCAGTGGCTGGTTCAAAGAAGAAACCGCAAGCTGAATCGACTCCAGGCAGGAAACAATCTTCCTGGCTGGTAAGTACTGACAGGCGGGGCAGGGTGAGCAACCCGGAATTCCCGCTGTGCGGTAGACCATATCAATTTCAAACAGAAGGCAACAATCAACAAACGAGGCGCTTGGCAAATCGACGCTGCGCTTTCACAACCAGCGACGATGCTATCCCACGGGGACAGCCCTATCATAACAAGCCGAAACCTGACAGAACAATAGTCGGCACCCAATTCATGTAGCAACAGTTATGAGTCCATGTGTCAACTTTTTTCGTGGGTGAGCCCGAATAAAATTCGGGCCGAGCGGAGCGAGCAGGAAACGGGCAGAGAAAACGATCCTTTAAGAATGAACCTCCCCAGCTCGAAACAAGGAAGAAACTCTGCTGCCACCCACTCAATACGGACATTAGAAAACAGATCCACCCACACCCGTGCCTTGACACCTTATTTCCCCACACCTATCTTCAATTTGGGGCCGAATGAAAAGAATTCATGAACCGGAAAGCTATTTCAAGATGAAGCGAGGATAGAGCATTGAAGAACAGGGTTCGCTATTCGGCTGGGGTACTGCTCTTTCTTCTGGCCGCTGGAGCGATAGTCGGGGGCATTGTCTGGCAGCAGGCAAGCAAACAGGCGGACTGGCAACCTTTCGTTCTCAAGCCCACCACATATCCGGAGACCACCGGCTCCGAGCTCGCCGGCAGTTACTATCTCGACAAAATACAACCGATTTTCAACCGTCGCTGCATCGTCTGTCATGGCTGTCTCGACTCGCCCTGCCTGCTCAAGCTCACCTGTTACGAAGGACTGCTCCGCGGTGCCCGCAAAGTCAATCCTGATGCCACGCACCTGTTCGCGGAAAAACCGGTCCGATTGTTTGACCAGCCTTCCGTGACTGCCTGGCGGGAGCAGGGCTTCTGCAATGTCGTCGAACAGCAGGGGCCTCCCGAAGAACGACCCGCGAAGAGCATCCTGTTCCGCATGCTGGTCGCCGGCACCGAACATAACCAGCCCCCCTTCGAACTGCAGTCCCTCGAACCGATCTACCATTCCGTCAACAAACATATTTGCCCCTGCGAGCAGGGCATCGACGCCTATCTGAAACAACGCCCCACCGCAGGGATGCCCTTCGGAATGCCCGCACTGACTGTGGACGAGAATCAGCTCTTTTCCGCATGGATCACCGCCGGCTCCCCCGGCCCCACAGCCGAGGTCATGGCCCAGGTCCAGCAACTGAAACAGCCCGAAGTCATCGCCCGCTGGGAAGCCTTTCTCAATCAGGATGTACCACTCTCCCCGCTGGTCAGTCGCTTTATCTTCGAACATGCATTTCTCGCGACACTGCATTTCGAGGAATCGCCTGGCGAATACTTTCGCCTCGTCCGTTCCACCACACCGCCGATCCAGGTCAAAAACGATGCCGATGGCAAGCAGGTGGTCACCGCCAGTCCGGTTCACGAAATCAAGACGGCCCGACCCTATAATAATCCGTATCTCAAGGGGGTTGACAAGTTCTATTACCGGCTGAAAAAGGTAACCGAATCGCGGGTTCAGAAGTCACTCTTCGTCTGGCAGCTCAGCGACGACAAACTGAAACACCTCGATGAACTCTTCTTTCAGGTCGAATCGGTCGCCGGTAAAAGCCTGGAGCCGGGCTACAGCAGCCAAAATCCGTTTGAAGTCTTCCAGGCGATTCCCGCCCGGTCGCGGGCGCAGTTCCTCGTGGAGAATTCGCATCTGATTGTCAGCGGGATGATCCGCGGCCCGGTCTGTGTCGGAAATCTGGCTACCTACGCCATCAAAGACAATTTCTGGGTCTTCTTTGTCGACCCCGAACACGATCCCTCCGTCCTCAAGCCGGAACTCGGTCTGCAGTCCTGGGAAGACTTCATGAACTACGGCCTCGAAGGGAACGCCGTCTATAACGACGCCTATTTCAAGGTCCTCGATCAATACAAGCCGACCGGTTACGAGATCAACGATGTCTGGGACGGGAATCAGCAGAACTCGAATGCCTGGCTCACCATCCTCCGCAATGAAACCAATGCGACCGTACTCCGTGGGCGACAAGGGGGCATTCCGCCCACCTTCTGGCTGATCGACTACAGTGGCTTCGAACGTCTGTACTACTCCCTGGTCGTTAACTACGAATACTATGGCAGCGTCGCTCAGAAGCTCGATACCTGGGAATTCATGAGCCGACTCCGGCAGGAGTTCGAAGACAACTTTCTCCGTCTGCTGCCGGTCGACGCGCGGAAGAAATACCGCGACCTCTGGACCCGCGGCATCGGACAGGAACTCCTCTTCCGCATGCCATTTCCAGGCGAAAATGTGGGCGAGGGGCTCGAAGTAGAAGGGACCGACCCCATTTCCGGTGTGCTCAGCCAGATTCAACGCCAGTTTACAGAAGCGGTCAGCGGTCCACGCGATCTGCTTAACACTGGAAACAAACCGGACGTCAAACTGACCGATCCCGTGAAAAACTTCGCCGACTGGGAGGCCGCTCTCTCCACCCTCACGATGCGTACGCAACTCAAGTTCACACCGTTTCTACCCAGTAACACCTTCATCCGTCTGACCAAAGGGGAAGAGCACCGCGTCTACTCGCTGGTCGCTAACCGTTCGTATGCCTTCAACAATGTCGTCTTCGACGAAAACGGCGCCAGGCAACCCGAACTGGATACCATGAGCGCCTACCACGGTCTTGTGGGAGACTTCCCCAATCTGATCATCGATCTGAAAATCGAAGACGCCTCCGCGTGTCTCACGGAACTCAACGCCATCTCCACAACCGAGGAATGGACCGCCTGGAAAAACAAATTCGGCACCCTCCGCAACTCGGTCGCTTTCTGGCCCATGCTCGACTGGTTGACCGACTGGAATTTCCAGAATCGCCAGCCCGACGCCGGCTACTTCGACCTCAAATACTACATGCTACTCGAGTCCAAGTATTAAAAGCTCAAAAGCAGGACGCTTCAGTCCTGAGTGACACCGGCTCACTGGATCGACATTGATGCGGCCGGTAGAATTGTCCACGAACACATCCGGCGGCTTGTTACCGGATGGAAGTTACCGGAGAAGTACCGGATTGGTATTCGATCTGTGGATCTGCTGAAATATATCTTTATGCTCAAACAAAACTACATGCACGTACTCGTGCCCCTCACCGTACTACTATTGTCTGCCTCGCAATCAAGGTCCCAGGCCGATGACACTGCCGGCCCAGCTATCCCCGCCGCATACGGCGTTCGGTGGAAACTCATTGACGACGAAGTCAAAGACTATCTCGCCCCCTGCGAACGGATCGGATTAGCCAGGGGCCTCAAGGCGACCGACTTCGATCAGATCCTGCCCTTCAGCCAGATGCGGCTCTGTAATGTCCTGCAGAGTAAAGAGGGGGGCACCACGGTGACCTATGCCGGCGAGCCCGACTTCTCGCTGACAGGCAGCAATGGCAATGTGTTCGTGAAAATCCCCCGACACTATGCCCTGCGGTATGTAAAGGATGGGTATGAATACCGTTTTGTCAGTGATAAGCCACTACCCGGATTTGTCGTTGATCCAGCCTTCGTGGAAGAGGGGCGAGAGCTCCCAGCGATCTATGTCAGTGCCTACGAAGCCCACGTGCGCGATGGGAAAATGCTGAGTATCTCGGGCGTCTATCCGACCGCGGATGGCACGCGGCCCGAATACCGCAGCTTTGCGCGAACCAACGGGCCGGGGTATGGAATTCTCGACCTCCGCACGTTAAATCTGCTGCAGAACCTGTTCCTCGTGGAGTATGCCACTCGCGACAGTCAGGCCGCGGTAGGCGGCGGCTGGGGAAAGATCCTGCAGCCCTCACGTGGTGCCCGGCTGCACTGTGCGCTGGCAGAGCAAAACACCAACCGGTTCATCGTCAGCGACTGGAGTTCGTACCTGTCTCAGAAACTGTTCGTCGGGTCGGCAATCCAAATGGTGGACTGGAATGATCAGCATTCCGTGCTGGCGAACGAACGCAGCATCGTGCGAGTGGAGTCGAATACGCCCCGCAAGGGGATGACGTCGATCTACTTCGATGGACCGCCGCTCGATACGACCACGGACATGATGCTCGGCGGCGCCGCCCAGAAGACCGGTTGGGCCGACAGCCTGCAGACCCCCTCGGGCCACACCCCACCGAACGGCGGCGGAGCGGACGCCAGTTACCGCTGTGCCGTACGATACCGTTACATGGAGAATCTGT is a window from the Gimesia benthica genome containing:
- a CDS encoding aldehyde dehydrogenase family protein, whose product is MPAWPEKMFIDGKWVDGHSSTSWTITNPATREPLAEIAMADASDVDLAVTAARRAFDEGEWRRMDGLERGRLLFKLAERVRESAEDLAMTDTLNIGKPIRDTLGFDIPCGADMLESYAGLPDKIAGHSYGGLADNVTMQFREPMGVIAAIVPWNYPLTNAAIKLAPILACGNTVVLKPSEVSPLSALMLAKLAEEVGFPPGVINVIHGTGAEAGAALVKHPGINKIAFTGRHETGAQLMEAAKEGMKGVLLELGGKTPSVVFPDAPLDHVVNGVITGIFCHLGQICVAGSRLLVHESQHDELLERIIAKAQSLRQGDPTDPEMHLGCLATPTHCDFVRSRVEQAKQEGARMVLSGEISDDPLDCFFPPTIFDQVSPDMAVAKEEVFGPVLSVMTFKTEEEAIRIANDSDFGLMANIWSTDGTRALRVARELQAGRISINGGGYLRPNVPIYGYKKSGFGAELGFIEAAHELCNSKSVIYSLATEKSPWPE
- a CDS encoding sialidase family protein, yielding MRFIFRSLLFVIACTSYAAAQEKTESPLKLTMGEPRVIVRGIRPEEQLWGPYQFPRPYRLKDRYVVSVHVKNDDISNYGSTALWFESRDKGNTWKEVDASVAQECGLLLPNGDRVYLPPESGVDVSEYKQIPWNKYTPAYDFSKQAEEGTLPIPDGMTFWMGGTTINAYNADRLPPSLSKKEWTLYRIPAGQTQPVLEQASVDWPYLTRVVHVSRKGKKVLKSIFPRGNPKLGPDGAIWVSVFSGEGHLNPENGQYSPYYSAEIFRSEDNGKTFQRRSHLEYEANGHEFPYKSGGFSDSDFEFMPDGSIVWFLRSTWYSSTGKEWDPMYMTRSTDMGRSWSKPVKFDRVGILPRLCRLENGVTLLCYARPGTFVRASLNDSGTKWTEPLVVMTPGDRSGLANKPVAEPTFHDWDGSCNNPEIVPLDENSALLFYSDFYYPDENGMKRKTILCRKITVE
- a CDS encoding RNA polymerase sigma factor, producing the protein MYNPFLEADDDARQDIELVERTRNGDRAALEALILRHQAWIYNIAVRMVFQPHDAEEVTQEVLLLERVTMAP
- a CDS encoding fatty acid cis/trans isomerase; the protein is MKNRVRYSAGVLLFLLAAGAIVGGIVWQQASKQADWQPFVLKPTTYPETTGSELAGSYYLDKIQPIFNRRCIVCHGCLDSPCLLKLTCYEGLLRGARKVNPDATHLFAEKPVRLFDQPSVTAWREQGFCNVVEQQGPPEERPAKSILFRMLVAGTEHNQPPFELQSLEPIYHSVNKHICPCEQGIDAYLKQRPTAGMPFGMPALTVDENQLFSAWITAGSPGPTAEVMAQVQQLKQPEVIARWEAFLNQDVPLSPLVSRFIFEHAFLATLHFEESPGEYFRLVRSTTPPIQVKNDADGKQVVTASPVHEIKTARPYNNPYLKGVDKFYYRLKKVTESRVQKSLFVWQLSDDKLKHLDELFFQVESVAGKSLEPGYSSQNPFEVFQAIPARSRAQFLVENSHLIVSGMIRGPVCVGNLATYAIKDNFWVFFVDPEHDPSVLKPELGLQSWEDFMNYGLEGNAVYNDAYFKVLDQYKPTGYEINDVWDGNQQNSNAWLTILRNETNATVLRGRQGGIPPTFWLIDYSGFERLYYSLVVNYEYYGSVAQKLDTWEFMSRLRQEFEDNFLRLLPVDARKKYRDLWTRGIGQELLFRMPFPGENVGEGLEVEGTDPISGVLSQIQRQFTEAVSGPRDLLNTGNKPDVKLTDPVKNFADWEAALSTLTMRTQLKFTPFLPSNTFIRLTKGEEHRVYSLVANRSYAFNNVVFDENGARQPELDTMSAYHGLVGDFPNLIIDLKIEDASACLTELNAISTTEEWTAWKNKFGTLRNSVAFWPMLDWLTDWNFQNRQPDAGYFDLKYYMLLESKY